In Agromyces archimandritae, one genomic interval encodes:
- a CDS encoding AAA family ATPase produces the protein MTPDSKQEHMPIVLTRGIPGSGKTTMSTALVADHSNRFMRINRDDIRRMCFGGDVYADPGRARDEGERMVSLIEVASARYALEQGFIPVIDATSLNPGYLVRWTGMAGLLQTPLVVWDFPIGIEEAIRRDAARPHPVGADVIRAIAGAHLDEGGALPAVPAGALRASGIEEVMALVSDTVGEPV, from the coding sequence ATGACACCCGACTCGAAGCAGGAGCACATGCCCATCGTCCTCACCCGCGGCATCCCCGGCAGCGGCAAGACCACTATGTCCACCGCCCTCGTCGCAGACCACTCCAACCGCTTCATGCGCATCAACCGCGACGATATCCGCCGGATGTGCTTCGGCGGCGACGTCTATGCCGACCCCGGCCGGGCCCGTGATGAGGGCGAACGGATGGTTTCCCTCATCGAAGTCGCCTCCGCCCGGTATGCCCTCGAGCAGGGCTTCATCCCGGTCATCGATGCGACGAGTCTGAACCCCGGCTACCTGGTCCGGTGGACGGGCATGGCCGGCCTCCTGCAGACCCCGCTGGTGGTCTGGGATTTCCCGATCGGCATCGAAGAGGCCATCCGCCGCGACGCGGCTCGCCCCCATCCGGTCGGTGCGGACGTCATCCGCGCCATTGCCGGCGCTCACCTCGATGAGGGAGGCGCCTTGCCGGCGGTGCCGGCGGGTGCCCTCCGGGCCTCCGGTATCGAAGAGGTCATGGCGCTGGTCTCCGACACGGTCGGCGAGCCGGTCTGA
- a CDS encoding TIGR03557 family F420-dependent LLM class oxidoreductase — translation MGLQLGYAAMLAQFPPAEAVELSAYAERHGFDGVMAADHFQPWLPQQGQASFVWSVLPAIAAATRGDFGPGVTAPTFRWHPAMVAQASATLAAMHPGRHWLGLGSGEALNEHVVGEYWPEAPERIARMFEAVEVVKKLFQASRAGRDAKHAGPHFRLESSRLWTMPAEPPPIFVAAGGPVTAKRAGRTVDGLITVDAPPERLEVLLRRFHEGAREAGRDPSTLTRVLQVHLSWAATEEEAMRNALTEWPIGAMRFPRADIRSPFEVEQIARHVRPEDFAGRMLVSADPEVHRRELQRYADLGFDRIYLHNVGRNQREWIDVFAREVLPKLAG, via the coding sequence ATGGGACTCCAGCTCGGCTACGCCGCCATGCTCGCGCAGTTCCCGCCGGCGGAGGCGGTGGAGCTGTCGGCGTACGCCGAACGGCACGGGTTCGACGGGGTGATGGCGGCGGATCATTTCCAGCCGTGGCTGCCGCAGCAGGGGCAGGCGTCGTTCGTGTGGAGCGTGCTGCCGGCGATCGCGGCGGCGACCAGGGGCGATTTCGGGCCGGGCGTGACGGCGCCGACGTTCCGCTGGCATCCGGCGATGGTGGCGCAGGCGTCGGCGACGCTCGCGGCGATGCATCCGGGCAGGCATTGGCTGGGGCTGGGTTCGGGCGAGGCGCTGAACGAGCATGTGGTGGGCGAGTACTGGCCGGAGGCGCCGGAGCGGATCGCGCGCATGTTCGAGGCCGTCGAGGTCGTCAAGAAGCTGTTCCAGGCATCCCGTGCGGGTCGCGACGCGAAGCATGCGGGGCCGCATTTCCGGCTGGAGTCGTCGCGGCTGTGGACGATGCCGGCCGAGCCGCCGCCGATCTTCGTCGCGGCGGGCGGGCCGGTGACGGCGAAGCGGGCGGGTCGCACGGTGGACGGGCTGATCACGGTGGATGCGCCGCCCGAGCGCCTCGAGGTGCTGCTGCGCCGCTTCCACGAGGGTGCGCGTGAGGCGGGGCGGGATCCGTCGACCCTCACCAGGGTGCTGCAGGTGCATCTGTCGTGGGCGGCGACGGAGGAGGAGGCGATGCGGAACGCGTTGACCGAGTGGCCGATCGGGGCGATGCGCTTCCCGCGGGCCGACATCCGTTCCCCGTTCGAGGTGGAGCAGATCGCCCGGCATGTGCGGCCGGAGGATTTCGCGGGGCGGATGCTGGTCTCGGCCGACCCCGAGGTGCACCGCCGCGAGCTGCAGCGCTACGCCGATCTCGGCTTCGACCGCATCTACCTGCACAACGTGGGCCGCAACCAGCGGGAGTGGATCGACGTCTTCGCTCGCGAGGTGCTGCCGAAACTGGCAGGGTAG
- the cofE gene encoding coenzyme F420-0:L-glutamate ligase yields MRFSVEGVEGIGEIAAGDDLAGIIGAAVQVEDGDILVVTSKIVSKAEGRAVVAADRERAITEETVRIVASRAYEGGVTRIVENRQGIVGAAAGVDASNTPDGTVLLLPLDPDASARDLCLGLRSITGRQVGVILSDTLGRPWREGQTDIAIGAAGVHVFEDLRGGVDAGGRPLQVTLPCTADEIAAAAELVKGKAAGVPVALVRGLDRFVGDLDLPGARSIVRPADRDLFRQGSDEAFNDGYRAGFEEAQSEGPIETGPIRVAPGD; encoded by the coding sequence GTGAGGTTCAGCGTCGAAGGGGTCGAGGGCATCGGCGAGATCGCCGCGGGCGACGACCTCGCCGGGATCATCGGGGCCGCAGTGCAGGTCGAGGACGGCGACATCCTCGTCGTCACGTCGAAGATCGTCTCGAAGGCGGAGGGCCGTGCGGTCGTCGCCGCCGACCGCGAGCGGGCGATCACCGAGGAGACGGTGCGCATCGTCGCGAGCCGCGCCTACGAGGGCGGGGTGACGCGCATCGTCGAGAACCGCCAGGGCATCGTCGGGGCGGCGGCGGGGGTGGACGCCTCGAACACCCCCGACGGAACGGTGCTGCTGCTGCCGCTCGACCCCGACGCATCCGCCCGCGACCTCTGCCTCGGGCTGCGTTCGATCACGGGCCGGCAGGTGGGCGTCATCCTTTCCGACACCCTCGGCCGCCCGTGGCGCGAGGGCCAGACCGATATCGCGATCGGCGCGGCGGGCGTGCACGTCTTCGAGGATCTTCGCGGGGGTGTGGATGCCGGAGGGCGCCCCTTGCAGGTGACCCTGCCGTGCACGGCCGATGAGATCGCCGCCGCTGCGGAGCTCGTGAAGGGCAAGGCGGCCGGGGTGCCGGTGGCGCTCGTGCGCGGCCTCGACCGCTTCGTGGGCGACCTGGACCTGCCGGGGGCGCGCTCGATCGTGCGCCCGGCCGACCGCGACCTGTTCCGTCAGGGCAGCGACGAGGCGTTCAACGACGGGTATCGCGCCGGATTCGAGGAGGCGCAGTCGGAGGGGCCGATCGAGACGGGCCCGATCCGGGTGGCGCCGGGGGACTGA
- a CDS encoding YncE family protein, with amino-acid sequence MRAVSGKGWMRRRGLAGAGGAAALALAFAGVAPAAADEPDSVIPVGAGDARYVALTSDGSRLFIATWGNGFYAVDPFDGPIVEAFGPMGAGSVSTGDDPQTVFTLADTVGVSRYEHHASGFEEEWATSLTYWLGTEINVLAPDGQVVYVASQDGDYVSRVHAIDASTGEILWSSQDFGPNTLTRGVLVGQTLYLTQNEGNRVIALSTVTHEVTATYDVSLPFAIAAAPDGSALYTTGESALTRIDLVTGAMLSAPIAWGRNVLATPDGARIIVSSLAPDERDLAVLDAETLRFIGTVETEAVVGGTAISRNGSAVYAVTGEGQIDAYQFLRPVVAAAEPSSTEAPVGEPVTLTSGVTGNSYESLQWQSRAPGGDWLDIEGETGDTLDVLVEAEAVEYRLVARSLLFGDVGGEPAVVSPAAEPTPTPTPGPTPTPTPCPTPPTPHPTPAPTPPPTACPGPAGLPETGAGTASADVALAALLAGAALLGVALRRRTRAAR; translated from the coding sequence GTGCGTGCGGTTTCGGGCAAGGGGTGGATGCGGCGGCGCGGTCTCGCCGGAGCGGGCGGGGCCGCAGCACTGGCGCTCGCGTTCGCGGGCGTTGCACCCGCGGCGGCGGACGAGCCGGACAGTGTGATTCCGGTCGGCGCGGGCGACGCAAGGTACGTCGCTCTGACCTCGGACGGGAGTCGCCTATTCATCGCTACATGGGGCAACGGATTCTATGCCGTCGACCCGTTCGACGGGCCTATCGTCGAAGCATTCGGGCCGATGGGGGCAGGATCGGTGTCAACAGGTGACGACCCTCAGACGGTCTTCACGCTCGCTGACACGGTCGGGGTGTCCCGGTACGAGCACCACGCCTCGGGGTTCGAGGAGGAGTGGGCGACGTCACTGACCTATTGGCTGGGAACCGAGATCAACGTTCTGGCGCCGGACGGCCAAGTCGTATACGTCGCATCCCAGGATGGTGACTACGTCAGCAGAGTTCATGCGATCGACGCATCGACCGGAGAGATCTTGTGGTCATCACAAGACTTCGGGCCGAACACTCTGACCCGTGGCGTCCTGGTGGGCCAAACCCTCTATCTGACGCAGAACGAGGGCAACCGGGTCATCGCACTCAGCACAGTCACGCATGAGGTGACCGCCACCTACGATGTCTCCCTCCCATTCGCCATCGCCGCCGCGCCGGATGGCTCTGCCTTGTACACGACGGGGGAGAGCGCACTGACGAGGATCGACTTGGTCACCGGTGCCATGCTGAGCGCACCGATCGCCTGGGGTCGCAACGTCCTGGCTACCCCGGACGGAGCGCGCATCATCGTATCTTCGCTCGCACCGGACGAACGGGACCTGGCGGTGCTCGATGCCGAAACCTTGAGGTTCATCGGCACCGTCGAAACCGAGGCCGTTGTGGGCGGAACTGCGATCTCACGGAACGGCTCGGCCGTCTACGCGGTCACAGGGGAGGGCCAGATCGACGCGTACCAGTTCCTGCGGCCGGTGGTCGCGGCGGCGGAGCCGTCGTCGACGGAGGCGCCGGTGGGGGAGCCGGTGACGTTGACGAGCGGTGTGACCGGCAACTCGTACGAGTCGTTGCAGTGGCAGTCGCGTGCTCCGGGTGGTGACTGGCTCGATATCGAGGGCGAGACGGGCGACACGCTGGATGTGCTGGTCGAGGCGGAGGCGGTCGAGTATCGCCTGGTGGCGCGTTCGCTGCTGTTCGGCGACGTCGGGGGCGAGCCGGCGGTGGTGTCGCCGGCGGCAGAGCCGACGCCCACGCCGACCCCTGGTCCGACGCCGACCCCGACCCCGTGTCCGACCCCGCCGACGCCGCATCCGACTCCGGCGCCCACGCCGCCCCCGACGGCGTGCCCGGGCCCGGCGGGCCTGCCCGAGACGGGCGCCGGCACGGCATCCGCCGACGTCGCCCTGGCCGCTCTGCTGGCCGGGGCCGCACTGCTCGGCGTCGCCCTACGTCGCCGCACCCGCGCTGCCCGCTGA
- a CDS encoding alpha/beta fold hydrolase gives MTHLAVPGAELRFEVDGRSSAPALMMLPAGITNLGMWDPQLGMLAEEHFVVRMDYRGLGDTRAEPDAPFEHADDIRAVLDHLGIARATFIGASFGGKLALDVAVETPERVAGLVTVGSGPGGFPHVEMTPYEVEAYRRIDDAEEAGDWAQVIELEAELWAVGLGRGADAVSPLFLDEVRRMHRGNLDVIAFDAPETRPDPPAYERAASLEMPVLAMVGAHDLTAPLAQQRWLVEHLPNATGYVFGGAAHLPSLEVRTEFDAVLADWLGSNAL, from the coding sequence ATGACGCATCTCGCGGTTCCCGGTGCCGAGCTCCGCTTCGAGGTCGACGGGCGCAGCAGCGCGCCGGCGCTGATGATGCTGCCGGCGGGCATCACGAATCTCGGGATGTGGGATCCGCAGCTCGGAATGCTCGCCGAGGAGCACTTCGTGGTGCGGATGGACTATCGCGGGCTCGGCGACACGCGCGCCGAACCCGATGCGCCCTTCGAGCACGCCGACGACATCCGCGCGGTGCTCGACCACCTCGGTATCGCCCGGGCGACGTTCATCGGCGCGAGCTTCGGCGGCAAGCTCGCCCTCGATGTCGCCGTCGAAACCCCGGAGCGCGTCGCCGGGCTCGTCACGGTCGGTTCGGGGCCGGGCGGGTTCCCGCACGTCGAGATGACGCCGTACGAGGTCGAGGCGTACCGACGCATCGACGACGCCGAAGAGGCCGGCGACTGGGCGCAGGTCATCGAGCTCGAGGCCGAGCTGTGGGCGGTCGGGCTCGGGCGGGGTGCGGATGCCGTGAGCCCGCTCTTCCTCGACGAGGTGCGCCGCATGCATCGCGGCAATCTCGACGTCATCGCCTTCGACGCCCCCGAGACGCGCCCTGACCCGCCCGCCTACGAGCGCGCCGCCTCCCTCGAGATGCCCGTGCTCGCAATGGTCGGCGCGCACGACCTGACGGCGCCGCTCGCCCAGCAGCGCTGGCTCGTCGAGCACCTGCCGAATGCGACCGGGTACGTCTTCGGCGGTGCGGCGCACCTGCCGAGCCTCGAGGTGCGCACCGAGTTCGACGCGGTGCTCGCGGACTGGCTGGGTTCGAACGCGCTCTGA
- a CDS encoding AzlC family ABC transporter permease, protein MSNDRSPVDAGSRRIHPRDLRDASGIGLAVALVAVSYGALAAGAGFPLWLVVIVAASVLAGASELLFVSVVAAGGAPLVAALAGILVNVRNGIYAYSAGAFLRGGPSLALAAHVVNDESVALAQHRTGVPRRRAAFWAAGLAILIVWPLGAIAGALLGAVVDPHVLGLDAALPAILVAMVLPAARDRRALAAMLAGGAIALAATPFVAPGVASVLALLGLGMPWLAALMRRRAAAARGPVNRAPGPLSIVPGVESRHDSADSREKLAGNDPRNASDRRSDGSADA, encoded by the coding sequence GTGTCAAACGATCGTTCGCCGGTGGATGCCGGGTCGCGCCGCATCCACCCCCGCGACCTGCGCGATGCCTCCGGCATCGGCCTGGCGGTCGCCCTCGTCGCCGTCTCGTACGGCGCGCTCGCCGCCGGAGCCGGCTTTCCGCTCTGGCTCGTCGTCATCGTCGCCGCATCGGTGCTCGCCGGCGCGAGCGAACTCCTCTTCGTATCGGTCGTCGCCGCCGGCGGGGCCCCGCTCGTGGCCGCCCTCGCCGGCATCCTCGTGAACGTCCGCAACGGCATCTACGCCTACTCGGCCGGCGCGTTCCTCCGCGGCGGGCCGAGCCTCGCGCTCGCCGCGCACGTCGTCAACGACGAATCCGTCGCCCTCGCCCAGCACCGCACCGGGGTGCCGCGCCGCCGGGCCGCGTTCTGGGCCGCGGGCCTCGCGATCCTCATCGTGTGGCCGCTCGGCGCGATCGCCGGAGCCCTCCTCGGCGCCGTCGTCGACCCGCACGTGCTCGGCCTCGACGCCGCCCTGCCCGCGATCCTCGTCGCCATGGTGCTGCCCGCCGCCCGCGACCGCCGCGCCCTCGCGGCAATGCTCGCCGGCGGCGCGATCGCCCTGGCCGCCACGCCCTTCGTCGCGCCCGGCGTCGCGTCGGTGCTCGCCCTCCTCGGGCTCGGGATGCCCTGGCTCGCCGCACTCATGCGTCGCCGCGCGGCCGCCGCCCGCGGCCCCGTGAACCGCGCCCCAGGGCCCCTCTCCATTGTTCCGGGGGTCGAATCCCGTCACGATTCCGCCGATTCGCGCGAGAAGTTGGCAGGAAACGACCCCCGGAACGCTTCGGATCGCCGCTCCGACGGGAGCGCGGATGCCTGA
- a CDS encoding exodeoxyribonuclease III gives MRIATWNVNSIRTRVGRVVDFLVREDVDVLAMQEVKCKPEQFPAEAFDEAGYELAIHGLNQWNGVAIASRSPILDVETEFPGMPGFLKSHDGPDLPKEARAIGATVDGVRVWSLYVPNGRSLDDPHYAYKLDWLAALTEYTRTETSSRPEVPFALMGDFNIAPLDEDNGDPAVVPGASTHVSPPEREAFFALENAGVTDVVRPLVPAGYTYWDYKQLKFPRNEGMRIDFVLGSAAFAEQVTDAVIHRNERKGDAPSDHVPVLVELALSEDDDDLPMIFG, from the coding sequence ATGCGCATCGCGACCTGGAATGTGAACTCGATCCGCACCCGCGTCGGCCGCGTCGTCGACTTCCTGGTGCGCGAAGACGTCGACGTGCTCGCGATGCAGGAGGTCAAGTGCAAGCCAGAGCAGTTCCCCGCCGAAGCGTTCGACGAGGCCGGGTACGAGCTCGCGATCCACGGCCTGAACCAGTGGAACGGCGTCGCCATCGCCTCCCGCAGCCCCATCCTCGACGTCGAGACCGAGTTCCCCGGCATGCCCGGCTTCCTGAAGAGCCACGACGGCCCCGACCTGCCGAAGGAGGCCCGCGCGATCGGCGCGACCGTCGACGGCGTGCGCGTCTGGAGCCTGTACGTGCCGAACGGCCGATCCCTCGACGACCCCCACTACGCGTACAAACTCGACTGGCTCGCCGCCCTCACCGAGTACACCCGCACCGAGACGAGCAGCCGCCCCGAGGTGCCCTTCGCCCTCATGGGCGACTTCAACATCGCCCCCCTCGACGAGGACAACGGCGACCCCGCCGTCGTGCCCGGCGCATCCACCCACGTCTCCCCGCCAGAACGCGAGGCGTTCTTCGCCCTCGAGAACGCCGGCGTCACCGACGTCGTGCGCCCACTCGTGCCCGCCGGGTACACGTACTGGGACTACAAGCAGCTGAAGTTCCCCCGCAACGAGGGCATGCGCATCGACTTCGTGCTCGGCTCGGCGGCCTTCGCCGAACAGGTGACGGATGCCGTCATCCACCGCAACGAGCGCAAGGGCGACGCCCCCAGCGACCACGTGCCCGTGCTCGTCGAACTCGCCCTTTCCGAGGACGACGACGACCTCCCGATGATCTTCGGGTAG
- a CDS encoding LPXTG cell wall anchor domain-containing protein, translated as MNVSSRSSFGLAGVLAASIALSLGAVTPALAAEPEHPIHITSPVPAPGETYAVVSEDGTLPGGVLDVEGSGLAFDEVSLELSDIQRPAGFVTPGEVGTIVDTVEAEDDGTWTMQLLAADIQDLVGDAPWQQPIYIAAIAAFQSSGFRSPVVPLAFRPPAATIELGDDATTLGGTTPGCDVIVDIHDASGEIVSSLLIENDTTTETWTTPIPQLAAGAYTATALSTCVVDAAAPSDPVSFTIAGPVPTPTPTPAPTPAPGPVPPTQTAAPTATLPSTGPDVLPIAVIAGLLLAGAAGAILGRRRLARGNAE; from the coding sequence GTGAACGTGTCGAGTAGATCGTCATTCGGTCTCGCCGGAGTGCTGGCCGCGAGCATCGCGCTGTCGTTGGGTGCCGTGACCCCGGCGCTCGCCGCCGAGCCCGAGCATCCCATCCACATCACGAGCCCCGTGCCGGCTCCGGGTGAGACATACGCGGTCGTCTCCGAGGACGGCACCCTGCCCGGCGGAGTCCTCGACGTCGAGGGCAGCGGACTGGCATTCGACGAGGTGTCCCTCGAGCTCTCCGACATCCAGCGGCCGGCCGGCTTCGTCACGCCGGGCGAGGTCGGCACGATCGTCGACACCGTCGAAGCCGAAGACGACGGAACCTGGACCATGCAACTGCTCGCCGCAGACATCCAAGACCTCGTCGGTGACGCTCCGTGGCAGCAACCGATCTACATCGCCGCGATCGCGGCCTTCCAGTCCAGCGGATTCCGCTCGCCGGTCGTGCCCCTGGCTTTCCGGCCGCCGGCAGCGACCATCGAACTCGGAGATGACGCCACCACCCTCGGCGGAACGACTCCGGGGTGCGACGTCATCGTCGACATCCACGACGCCTCCGGCGAGATCGTCAGCAGCCTCCTGATCGAGAACGACACGACGACCGAGACCTGGACGACCCCCATCCCCCAGCTGGCTGCAGGCGCCTACACGGCGACCGCCCTGAGCACGTGCGTCGTGGATGCCGCAGCGCCGTCCGATCCGGTGTCGTTCACGATCGCGGGCCCCGTGCCGACGCCGACCCCCACGCCCGCCCCGACGCCGGCTCCCGGGCCCGTGCCGCCGACCCAGACCGCAGCGCCCACCGCGACACTGCCTTCGACGGGTCCGGACGTCCTGCCCATCGCGGTCATCGCGGGTCTCCTGCTGGCCGGCGCGGCCGGCGCGATCCTCGGCCGTCGACGCCTCGCACGCGGCAACGCCGAGTAG
- a CDS encoding glutamine amidotransferase-related protein, translating into MKRPGFGGGSDLTEEIRATDAGAVDAVIGAFAPAAHVIENHQDMITALPAGAVLLASSAACEVQAFRLGRHVRGLQFHPEAGAEDLLRWDEAALSAEGISRDSLVDAARAVEPDSAARCAALAAAFAAEVRAA; encoded by the coding sequence ATGAAGCGCCCTGGGTTCGGTGGAGGCTCTGATCTCACGGAGGAGATCCGCGCGACGGATGCTGGTGCCGTCGACGCCGTGATCGGCGCGTTCGCGCCGGCCGCGCACGTCATCGAGAACCACCAGGACATGATCACCGCGCTGCCGGCGGGCGCCGTGCTGCTCGCATCGAGCGCGGCCTGCGAGGTCCAGGCGTTCCGGCTCGGGCGCCACGTGCGGGGCCTGCAGTTCCACCCGGAGGCCGGCGCCGAAGACCTGCTGCGCTGGGACGAGGCGGCGCTTTCCGCTGAGGGCATCTCCCGCGATTCCCTGGTGGATGCCGCCCGCGCCGTCGAACCCGACTCCGCCGCCCGCTGCGCCGCGCTCGCGGCGGCCTTCGCCGCCGAGGTCCGCGCCGCCTGA
- a CDS encoding IS630 family transposase: MANSPAPALRLFEGDESKLRGWLRSTTVSAGAVKRARIVLLASEGVANTRISELADASVVTVLKWRSRYAEQGLAGLRDAERTGRPRRLDHADIVAATLTPPPKKLGVTHWSSRLLASHLKVGNATVARAWREYGVQPWKSETFKFSTDPELVGKVTDVVGLYLAPPENAVVLCVDEKSQIQALDRTAPMLPMRIGDAEKRTHDYKRHGTTTLFAALEIATGHVTGAVKPKHRRQEFLSFLRQIDRAYPDVPLHLVMDNYATHKTPEVKAWLRQHPRFHVHFTPTSGSWLNLVEVWFGIIDKQAIRRGIFTSVKDLNAKIRQFITGWNDRKHPFVWTKTSEQILTKANRQPTSGTRH; encoded by the coding sequence ATGGCGAATTCTCCGGCTCCCGCGTTGCGTCTTTTCGAGGGCGATGAGTCCAAGCTGCGTGGCTGGCTCAGGTCGACGACGGTGTCCGCGGGGGCTGTGAAGCGGGCCCGGATCGTGCTGCTGGCCTCTGAAGGCGTTGCGAATACTCGGATCAGCGAGCTCGCGGACGCGAGTGTGGTGACGGTGCTGAAATGGCGTAGCCGGTACGCGGAGCAGGGTCTGGCGGGTTTGCGTGATGCGGAGCGGACTGGCCGTCCGCGTCGTCTTGATCATGCGGACATCGTGGCGGCGACGCTGACTCCGCCACCGAAGAAGCTCGGTGTGACGCACTGGTCGTCGCGGTTGCTGGCGTCGCACTTGAAGGTCGGGAACGCGACGGTAGCCAGGGCGTGGCGGGAGTACGGGGTACAGCCGTGGAAGTCGGAGACGTTCAAGTTCTCCACCGACCCGGAGCTGGTCGGCAAGGTCACCGACGTCGTCGGGCTCTATCTGGCGCCGCCGGAGAACGCGGTCGTGCTCTGCGTGGACGAGAAGTCCCAGATCCAGGCACTGGACCGCACCGCGCCGATGCTGCCGATGCGGATCGGGGATGCCGAGAAACGCACCCACGACTACAAACGCCACGGCACCACGACGCTGTTCGCCGCGCTGGAGATCGCGACCGGGCACGTCACCGGTGCGGTGAAACCGAAGCATCGCCGGCAAGAGTTCCTATCGTTTCTTCGGCAGATCGACCGCGCCTACCCCGACGTCCCGCTGCACCTGGTGATGGACAACTACGCCACCCACAAGACCCCGGAAGTGAAGGCCTGGCTTCGCCAGCACCCGCGGTTCCATGTCCATTTCACGCCGACCTCGGGATCCTGGCTGAACCTCGTCGAGGTCTGGTTCGGGATCATCGACAAACAGGCCATCCGCCGCGGCATCTTCACCTCCGTGAAGGACCTCAACGCGAAGATCCGGCAATTCATCACCGGCTGGAACGACCGGAAACACCCCTTCGTCTGGACCAAGACTTCCGAGCAGATCCTCACGAAAGCCAACCGTCAACCAACTTCCGGAACACGACACTAG
- a CDS encoding ATP-binding protein — protein sequence MGRDPRDSTVAAAMLDRLLHRSVVITLDGASYRLRHHTTAANELRHATTDTNLR from the coding sequence ATGGGGCGAGATCCTCGCGACTCCACCGTCGCCGCAGCCATGCTCGACCGACTCCTACACCGCAGCGTCGTCATCACCCTCGACGGCGCCTCCTATCGGCTCCGCCACCACACCACCGCAGCAAACGAACTCCGCCACGCCACCACCGACACCAACCTGCGCTAA
- a CDS encoding helix-turn-helix domain-containing protein: MTSPVERIAHALHRERHRAGISLSELARQAGVSKATVSQLEAGTGNPSVETLWALATALGVPFSVLVDPPPSDSVLVRRGERSPIASSTAAYSATLLSAGTPGVRRDLYLLEGEPGTPRASMPHPTGTVEHLVLASGRALAGPTETPAELEPGDYLVYRGDEPHTFEALAPGTLAVLVSEQS, from the coding sequence ATGACGTCACCCGTCGAACGGATCGCGCACGCCCTCCACCGCGAACGCCACCGTGCCGGGATCAGCCTGTCGGAGCTCGCCCGGCAGGCCGGCGTCTCGAAAGCGACCGTCTCGCAGCTCGAGGCCGGCACCGGCAACCCGAGCGTCGAAACCCTCTGGGCGCTCGCGACCGCGCTCGGCGTGCCGTTCTCGGTGCTCGTGGATCCGCCGCCGTCGGACTCGGTGCTCGTCCGCCGCGGCGAACGCAGCCCCATCGCCTCCTCGACCGCCGCATACTCGGCGACGCTGCTCTCGGCCGGGACGCCCGGCGTGCGCCGAGACCTCTACCTGCTCGAGGGCGAACCGGGCACCCCGCGCGCCTCGATGCCGCACCCGACCGGCACGGTCGAACACCTCGTGCTCGCCTCCGGCCGCGCCCTCGCCGGGCCGACCGAGACGCCCGCCGAGCTCGAACCCGGCGACTACCTCGTCTACCGCGGCGACGAACCGCACACCTTCGAGGCCCTGGCGCCCGGCACCCTCGCGGTGCTCGTCAGCGAGCAGAGCTGA